AGATCTCCAGAGGAGGTTGAGGCAGATATCAGCAGACTTGCAAAGAATGTCAAGAGCAAGCCTCAGAAGAAGCAGCAGACACCACAGGAGGATCCGGATGCAATCAGAACCATCACACTTCCAGAGACAGTTACACTCAAGGATCTTGCCGATGCGGTTAAGACACCTGTAACAGCTCTCATAAAGAAACTTTTCCTTGCAGGAAAGATGGTTAATGTGAACTCTGAGTTTTCATTTGATGAGGCTTCAGAGATCGCTCTCGAGTACAACTGTATAGCTGAAGAAGAGGAGAAGGTAGATGTTATCGAGGAACTCCTGAAGGAGGACGAAGAGGACGAGAAGGATATGGTTTCAAGACCACCTGTTGTCTGTGTTATGGGTCACGTTGACCACGGTAAGACATCACTTCTTGACGCTATCAGACAGACAAAGGTAACATCAGGTGAGGCTGGTGGAATCACACAGGCCATTGGTGCATCAGTTGTCGATGTAAATGGTCAGACTATAACATTCCTTGATACTCCTGGACATGAGGCGTTCACAGCAATGCGTATGCGTGGTGCACAGAGTACAGATATCGCTATCCTTGTTGTAGCTGCCGATGATGGAGTAATGCCACAGACAGTTGAGGCTATAAACCATGCAAAGGCTGCCGGAATAGAGATCATCGTAGCGATCAACAAGATCGATAAGGAAAGTGCCAATATAGAGAGAGTTAAGCAGGAGCTTACAGAGTATGAGCTTATCCCAGAGGATTGGGGCGGTTCAACAATATTCTGTCCTGTATCTGCACATACTAAGGAAGGTATCGACAATCTCCTTGAGATGATACTTCTAACAGCAGATGTGCTTGAACTCAAGGCAAATCCTAACAGAAAGGCAAGAGGTATCGTCATAGAGGCTGAGCTTGACAAGGGACGCGGACCTGTTGCAACAATGCTTGTACAGAAGGGAACACTCCATGTTGGAGATTACATCGCAGTAGGTGCTTCACACGGTAAGGTTCGTGCTATGACGAACTCAAGAGGTGAGAGAGTTACAGAGGCTCTTCCATCAACACCTGTACAGATCCAGGGACTTAACACAGTACCTGATGCAGGTGAGATATTCATGGCAGTTGACAATGAGAAGGAAGCCAGAACCATATCTGAGACATATATCTCACAGGGTAAGGAGAAGCTCCTTGCAGATACAAAGCAGAGAATGTCACTTGACGATCTGTACAGCCAGATCCAGGCCGGCAACCTCAAGGAACTCAAGATCATCATCAAGGCAGATGTACAGGGTTCAGTTGAGGCCGTTAAACAGAGCCTTTTAAAGCTCTCAAATGACGAGGTTGTCATCAAGTGTATACATGCAGGTGTAGGTGCTATCAACGAGTCAGATATAATTCTTGCGTCAGCATCAAATGCCATCGTAATTGGTTTCAATATCAGACCGGATGCGAGAGCAAAGGATATGGCAGACAGCGAGGGCGTAGATGTTCGTCTGTACAGAGTCATCTACAATGCAATAGAGGATATTGATTCAGCAATGAAGGGTATGCTTGATCCTATATATGAGGAGAAGGTCATCGGACACGCAGAGATCAGACAGACGTACAAGGCTTCTGGTATCGGTGTCATTGCCGGTTCATATGTTCTCGACGGAACAATCAACAGAAACTGCAGCGTAAGGATCACAAGAGAGGGCAATCTTATATTTGAAGGAAAGCTTGCTTCACTTAAGAGATTTAAGGATGACGTAAAGGAAGTTAAGTCAGGATTCGAATGTGGTATGGTATTTGAGAACTTCCAGGACGTTGCAGAGGAAGATCAGATAGAGGCATACGAGATGGTAGAGGTGCCTAGAAAGTAGTAATAGATATGAGAAAAAACAGTGTAAAGAATAACAGGATAAATGGTGAGGTTCAGAGGGAACTGAGCAGGATCATAAGTCGTGAGATCAAGGATCCCAGAATATCACCTATGACATCAGTTGTTGATGTGGTTGTCACACCTGACCTCAAATTCTGTAAGGCATATATCAGTGTCCTGGGAGACCAGGATGCTGTTGATTCCACATTTGCAGGGCTGACCAGTGCGATGGGATATATCAGAAGAGAGCTTGCTCATTCTGTAAATCTTCGAAACACTCCAGAGATAACATTTATCATGGATCAGTCCATAGAGTATGGTGTTAACATGTCCCACAAGATAGACGAGGCTATTGGAAAGCACGGGGACGAGACAGAAGATATAACAGATGGTTCAGATGACAGTGAAGAATAATGAAAAATGAGCATTGTGGCAGTTGTGCATGGGCAAACTGTCACAATGCATATTCCTACATCGAGCCGGCGGGAGGTATATATGAACGAACTTATAAGAGAGATAGAGAATGCAGACAGTATAGCCATAACAGGACATATAAATCCTGATGGTGATTGTATAGGTTCTACACTTGGAATGTATAACTATATAACAAGCAATTACCCTGGTAAGAAAGTTCAGGTATATCTTCAGGAATTTCCTGATGTATTCATGTTTTTGAATGGCGCATCTGAGGTCAAGCATGAGACTGATGATGAGATCTATGATCTGTTCATGTCACTCGATTGCGGGGATCCGGATAGATTCACTCCATTTGCACAGTATTTTGAGACTGCAAAGAGGACGCTGTGCATAGATCATCATATATCCAACAAGGGCTTTGGTGATGTGTGCTATGTGGAGCCACAGGCGTGTTCTGCAGCGGAGGCAATCTTCAAACTCCTTGATGAGGATAAAATAAATCAGCCTTGCGCCGAGGCATTATACATGGGAATAGTTCATGACACAGGCGTGTTTAAACACAGCAATACGACAAGATCAGCTATGACGATTGCCGGAATTCTGATCGAAAAGGGAGCCAGACCAAGTTTTGTTATAGATGAAACATTTTATAAGAAGACTCTTACACAGAATAAGCTTCTGGGTTACGCACTGCTCGGTATGAAGCAGTTTGCAAATGGCAAGATTACGCATACATTGCTTACTTTTGAAGATTTCGAAAAGTTTGGTGCTTCAAAGATGGATACGGATGGCATAGTCGATCAGTTGAGACTCACATCAGGAACAGAGGTTGCATTTTTCATGTATCAGTCTGGAGAGAATGAGTATAAGATATCACTCAGAGCAAATGACATCGTGAATGTGAGCGAGATCGCATGCAGCCACGGCGGCGGCGGTCATGTAAAAGCAGCGGGATGCAATATAAAAGGCGATCCGGATAAGATAGTTGCAGAGATAGTCGCAGAGATTGAAAAGCAGCTGGTATAAAAACAGCTTAAAGTTTCTTGGATAGGAATAAATAATAATTATGATAGACGGTTTTATCAATATATATAAGGAGCAGGGCTATACATCATTTGATGTGGTTGCAAAGCTCCGGGGTATACTAAAACAGAAAAAGATAGGTCATACCGGAACTCTCGATCCCATGGCGGAGGGAGTTCTTCTTGTGTGTCTTGGAAGTGCCACAAAGATGTGTGATCTTCTGACGGAGAAGAATAAGACATATACGTGTACGATGCTGCTTGGCAAGACCAGTGATACGGAGGATGTCACAGGTAAACTCACAGATGTGACAGACATCTATCCTGATGAGCAGACAGTCATTGAGACAGTGATGAGTTTTGTCGGGGATTACATGCAGGTCCCACCGATGTATTCTGCCATCAAGGTAAATGGCAAGAAGCTTTATGAGCTTGCAAGAGCTGGGCAGGTCATAGAACGGCAGCCGAGACCTGTTACGATACACAGTATTCAGATACTTTCGACAGATCTTCCGAGGGTAACATTTGACGTGAATTGTTCCAAGGGTACTTATATAAGAAGTCTCTGCCGGGATATCGGAGAAAAGCTGGGCTGCGGAGCCGTGATGGAGAGACTTATCAGAACAGAGGTGAAAGGCTTTACTATAGAAGAAAGTCTGACACTTGATGCCGTGGAGAAGGCAAGGGATGATGGAACGCTTATGCAGCATGTGCTCACAACAGACAAGCTTATGCCGGATATTCCAGAGCTCCATATATCAGCAAAGGGTGAGAAGCTTCTTGCAAATGGCAATAAACTCTCTGCGGATTCATTTGTGGAAAATCAGATATACAGGGACACATACGTCAAGGTGTACGATGAGAACGGGAGATTTGCAGCACTGTATGAATACAGCGATGAGAAGAGGCAGTATGTGCCGTTCAAGATGTTTCCGGTGAGCAGATGATTTCGAGCGGGTTTAATGGTAAGGTGATAAGTCTGGCAGTGATCGCTAGATGAGCCTGTTTACAAATATATATTTTATGAAATTTAGGACATACATTTATGATTTATATAAAGAATACGAAGAAGATACAACTAAACAGCACAGAACGTACAGCGGTTGCCCTTGGAAAGTTTGACGGAATCCATCAGGGGCATATGCTTCTGATAGAGCAGGTGTTAAAACTTCAGAAACATGGCTACATGGGAGTCGTGTTCACATTTGACATGAGGGAAAATCATGTGTTTGATGTGAGTAATATGAAGACCATATATACATCTGAAGAGAAAGCACAGGTGGTATCGGATACAGGTGTTGACGTTCTGGTCGAATATCCGTTTGATGATGCATTTGCTGCAACAGAGCCAGAGGCTTTTATCAGGGATATACTGGTGGGTATGATGAGAGCCGGATATGTGGTGGTTGGAAGTGACTATAGGTTTGGCAGAGACAGGAAAGGTGACGTGGAGACCTTGAAGAGTCATGCTGAGGAGTATGGTTATAAGGTCATAGTCATAGACAAGCTGGAGCAGGATGA
This sequence is a window from Coprococcus eutactus. Protein-coding genes within it:
- the infB gene encoding translation initiation factor IF-2, producing the protein MAKIRVHELSKQLNISNKDIIDTLGAKGIEIKSHMSNLDDSMVAIVKSKFSGAGNAPKQAAAKTETPKQQAKPVVPKQEPKQQIKPQTAAETVKTQTVRTETPKQQQTKAETPRQTSAREDNQAARQGAGNHVRFAREDKNSGKMNNNGNRVRFNNDRQGGTDRARFSGDRNQNDRNQGDRPRFNRDGQGDRNQGDRPRFNRDGQGDRNQGDRPRFNRDGQGDRNQGDRPRFNRDGQGDRPRFNRDGQGDRNQGDRPRFNRDGQGDRNQGDRPRFNRDGQGDRNQGGGRFGRDGGDRNQGGRGFGRDGGNRFSNRINMPFGKDDEDDSPAQKRAPFRRDRKDFDAKEMPGKDLKSQNRDNYNRDKNKPRKGNRRSPEEVEADISRLAKNVKSKPQKKQQTPQEDPDAIRTITLPETVTLKDLADAVKTPVTALIKKLFLAGKMVNVNSEFSFDEASEIALEYNCIAEEEEKVDVIEELLKEDEEDEKDMVSRPPVVCVMGHVDHGKTSLLDAIRQTKVTSGEAGGITQAIGASVVDVNGQTITFLDTPGHEAFTAMRMRGAQSTDIAILVVAADDGVMPQTVEAINHAKAAGIEIIVAINKIDKESANIERVKQELTEYELIPEDWGGSTIFCPVSAHTKEGIDNLLEMILLTADVLELKANPNRKARGIVIEAELDKGRGPVATMLVQKGTLHVGDYIAVGASHGKVRAMTNSRGERVTEALPSTPVQIQGLNTVPDAGEIFMAVDNEKEARTISETYISQGKEKLLADTKQRMSLDDLYSQIQAGNLKELKIIIKADVQGSVEAVKQSLLKLSNDEVVIKCIHAGVGAINESDIILASASNAIVIGFNIRPDARAKDMADSEGVDVRLYRVIYNAIEDIDSAMKGMLDPIYEEKVIGHAEIRQTYKASGIGVIAGSYVLDGTINRNCSVRITREGNLIFEGKLASLKRFKDDVKEVKSGFECGMVFENFQDVAEEDQIEAYEMVEVPRK
- the rbfA gene encoding 30S ribosome-binding factor RbfA: MRKNSVKNNRINGEVQRELSRIISREIKDPRISPMTSVVDVVVTPDLKFCKAYISVLGDQDAVDSTFAGLTSAMGYIRRELAHSVNLRNTPEITFIMDQSIEYGVNMSHKIDEAIGKHGDETEDITDGSDDSEE
- a CDS encoding DHH family phosphoesterase, coding for MNELIREIENADSIAITGHINPDGDCIGSTLGMYNYITSNYPGKKVQVYLQEFPDVFMFLNGASEVKHETDDEIYDLFMSLDCGDPDRFTPFAQYFETAKRTLCIDHHISNKGFGDVCYVEPQACSAAEAIFKLLDEDKINQPCAEALYMGIVHDTGVFKHSNTTRSAMTIAGILIEKGARPSFVIDETFYKKTLTQNKLLGYALLGMKQFANGKITHTLLTFEDFEKFGASKMDTDGIVDQLRLTSGTEVAFFMYQSGENEYKISLRANDIVNVSEIACSHGGGGHVKAAGCNIKGDPDKIVAEIVAEIEKQLV
- the truB gene encoding tRNA pseudouridine(55) synthase TruB — translated: MIDGFINIYKEQGYTSFDVVAKLRGILKQKKIGHTGTLDPMAEGVLLVCLGSATKMCDLLTEKNKTYTCTMLLGKTSDTEDVTGKLTDVTDIYPDEQTVIETVMSFVGDYMQVPPMYSAIKVNGKKLYELARAGQVIERQPRPVTIHSIQILSTDLPRVTFDVNCSKGTYIRSLCRDIGEKLGCGAVMERLIRTEVKGFTIEESLTLDAVEKARDDGTLMQHVLTTDKLMPDIPELHISAKGEKLLANGNKLSADSFVENQIYRDTYVKVYDENGRFAALYEYSDEKRQYVPFKMFPVSR